In the genome of Tripterygium wilfordii isolate XIE 37 chromosome 19, ASM1340144v1, whole genome shotgun sequence, one region contains:
- the LOC119985232 gene encoding probable UDP-N-acetylglucosamine--peptide N-acetylglucosaminyltransferase SEC isoform X2 gives MPQLHAASQMIKPEYDDVESSKIVVFADLNANPPETTDQDPLLRASATEPSSVCRSGITSKDNDGTEGKGKTSNKIGKSRSRNASKGEASCIDYGGDADAEQPGPPPPSSREEKVSSLKTGLIHVAKKMPKNAHVHFYLGLMYQRLGQPQKAILAYEKAEEILLRCESEIDRPELLSLVQIHHAQCFLLESLGETCVDKELEQEELEEILSRLKDSMRSDIRQAAVWNTLGLILLKTGRTESAVSVLSTLLTIDPNNFDCIGNLGIAYLQSGNLELSEKCFQDLILKDQNHPAALINYAATLLCKYGSVVAGAGANAGEGSSVDQFAAVNVAKECLLAALRADPKGAHIWANLANAYYMTGDHRSSSKCLEKAAKLEPNCMSTRYAVAIHRIKDAERSQDPSEQLSWAGNEMASIVREGDSVPIELPIAWAGLAMVHKAQHEIAAAFKTEQKELMEVEERALFILKQAVAEDPDDGVQWHQLGLHNLCSQQYKTAQKYLKAAVARFRECSYAWSNLGVALQLSEESSQAEEVYKQALSLATAEQSHAIFSNLGNLYRQQKKIERAKAMLSKSLQLQPGYAPAYNNLGLVFVAEGRWDEAKFCFDKAVQADPLLDAAKSNMIKATAMSRLCGG, from the exons ATGCCCCAACTACATGCGGCGTCGCAAATGATAAAGCCGGAATACGACGATGTAGAGAGCTCTAAGATCGTCGTCTTTGCTGATCTAAACGCCAATCCTCCTGAAACAACCGACCAAGATCCTCTCCTACGCGCTTCGGCGACTGAGCCTTCTAG CGTATGTAGAAGTGGAATAACGAGCAAAGACAACGATGGGACTGAAGGTAAAGGAAAAACCTCGAATAAGATAGGAAAATCGCGTTCAAGAAACGCAAGTAAGGGAGAGGCGTCGTGTATTGATTATGGAGGAGATGCGGATGCAGAACAGCCAGGTCCACCCCCTCCATCTTCTCGCGAGGAGAAAGTCAGCAGCCTCAAAACC GGTTTGATACATGTTGCTAAGAAGATGCCTAAGAATGCACATGTGCACTTTTATCTTGGACTTATGTATCAAAGGTTGGGTCAACCTCAAAAG GCAATTTTGGCATATGAGAAAGCTGAGGAGATCTTGCTTCGTTGTGAATCTGAGATTGATAGGCCAGAACTGCTTTCGTTAGTTCAAATCCATCATGCGCAG TGCTTTCTACTTGAAAGTCTAGGAGAGACTTGCGTGGACAAAGAACTTGAACAGGAAGAGCTTGAGGAAATTCTCTCCAGACTAAAAGACTCAATGCGATCAGATATCAGACAAGCAGCAGTATGGAACACACTAGGCTTGATACTGCTCAAAACTGGTCGCACAGAG AGTGCTGTTTCGGTTCTATCGACCTTATTGACCATTGATCCTAACAACTTTGATTGCATTGGtaaccttggaattgcttatcTTCAAAG TGGAAATTTGGAGCTTTCAGAAAAATGTTTTCAAGATTTGATTCTTAAAGATCAAAATCATCCTGCTGCATTAATCAACTATGCTGCTACTCTTTTGTGTAAATATGGCTCAGTTGTTGCAG GTGCTGGGGCCAATGCTGGTGAAGGTTCTTCTGTAGACCAATTTGCAGCTGTCAATGTTGCAAAGGAGTGTTTGCTGGCCGCATTAAGAGCAGATCCAAAAGGAGCACATATATGGGCAAATCTTGCTAATGCATATTACATGACTGGTGACCACAGAAGTTCTAGTAAATGCTTGGAGAAG GCTGCAAAACTGGAGCCCAATTGTATGTCTACTCGATATGCAGTTGCCATTCATCGTATCAAGGATGCAGAAAGATCTCAAGATCCTAGTGAACAGCTCTCGTGGGCTGGCAACGAAATGGCATCCATAGTAAGAGAAGGTGATTCTGTTCCAATAGAACTTCCCATTGCTTGGGCAGGACTTGCCATGGTTCACAAGGCCCAGCATGAGATTGCTGCAGCATTTAAGACAGAACAAAAGGAATTAATGGAGGTAGAAGAGCGTGCTCTCTTCATTTTAAAGCAG GCAGTAGCAGAGGATCCTGATGATGGTGTGCAGTGGCACCAACTTGGCCTTCATAATCTCTGTTCCCAACAATATAAAACAGCACAAAAATATCTCAAGGCAGCAGTTGCTCGTTTTAGAGAATGCAGCTACGCGTGGTCAAATCTTG GTGTTGCACTGCAACTATCTGAGGAGTCCTCACAAGCTGAGGAGGTATACAAGCAGGCTTTGAGTTTAGCTACAGCGGAACAATCCCATGCTATATTTTCCAACCTTGGGAACCTCTACCGGCAGCAGAAAAAAATTGAACGCGCAAAGGCAATGTTGTCAAAGTCTCTTCAACTGCAGCCTGGCTATGCTCCTGCATATAACAATCTAGGTCTCGTTTTTGTCGCGGAGGGTCGATGGGACGAAGCTAAGTTCTGCTTTGACAAAGCTGTCCAGGCAGATCCATTGCTTGATGCAGCCAAgtcaaacatgattaaagcAACGGCCATGTCTAGATTGTGTGGAGGCTGA
- the LOC119985232 gene encoding probable UDP-N-acetylglucosamine--peptide N-acetylglucosaminyltransferase SEC isoform X1, translating to MPQLHAASQMIKPEYDDVESSKIVVFADLNANPPETTDQDPLLRASATEPSRLNVNGESSVCRSGITSKDNDGTEGKGKTSNKIGKSRSRNASKGEASCIDYGGDADAEQPGPPPPSSREEKVSSLKTGLIHVAKKMPKNAHVHFYLGLMYQRLGQPQKAILAYEKAEEILLRCESEIDRPELLSLVQIHHAQCFLLESLGETCVDKELEQEELEEILSRLKDSMRSDIRQAAVWNTLGLILLKTGRTESAVSVLSTLLTIDPNNFDCIGNLGIAYLQSGNLELSEKCFQDLILKDQNHPAALINYAATLLCKYGSVVAGAGANAGEGSSVDQFAAVNVAKECLLAALRADPKGAHIWANLANAYYMTGDHRSSSKCLEKAAKLEPNCMSTRYAVAIHRIKDAERSQDPSEQLSWAGNEMASIVREGDSVPIELPIAWAGLAMVHKAQHEIAAAFKTEQKELMEVEERALFILKQAVAEDPDDGVQWHQLGLHNLCSQQYKTAQKYLKAAVARFRECSYAWSNLGVALQLSEESSQAEEVYKQALSLATAEQSHAIFSNLGNLYRQQKKIERAKAMLSKSLQLQPGYAPAYNNLGLVFVAEGRWDEAKFCFDKAVQADPLLDAAKSNMIKATAMSRLCGG from the exons ATGCCCCAACTACATGCGGCGTCGCAAATGATAAAGCCGGAATACGACGATGTAGAGAGCTCTAAGATCGTCGTCTTTGCTGATCTAAACGCCAATCCTCCTGAAACAACCGACCAAGATCCTCTCCTACGCGCTTCGGCGACTGAGCCTTCTAG ATTGAACGTGAATGGTGAAAGCAGCGTATGTAGAAGTGGAATAACGAGCAAAGACAACGATGGGACTGAAGGTAAAGGAAAAACCTCGAATAAGATAGGAAAATCGCGTTCAAGAAACGCAAGTAAGGGAGAGGCGTCGTGTATTGATTATGGAGGAGATGCGGATGCAGAACAGCCAGGTCCACCCCCTCCATCTTCTCGCGAGGAGAAAGTCAGCAGCCTCAAAACC GGTTTGATACATGTTGCTAAGAAGATGCCTAAGAATGCACATGTGCACTTTTATCTTGGACTTATGTATCAAAGGTTGGGTCAACCTCAAAAG GCAATTTTGGCATATGAGAAAGCTGAGGAGATCTTGCTTCGTTGTGAATCTGAGATTGATAGGCCAGAACTGCTTTCGTTAGTTCAAATCCATCATGCGCAG TGCTTTCTACTTGAAAGTCTAGGAGAGACTTGCGTGGACAAAGAACTTGAACAGGAAGAGCTTGAGGAAATTCTCTCCAGACTAAAAGACTCAATGCGATCAGATATCAGACAAGCAGCAGTATGGAACACACTAGGCTTGATACTGCTCAAAACTGGTCGCACAGAG AGTGCTGTTTCGGTTCTATCGACCTTATTGACCATTGATCCTAACAACTTTGATTGCATTGGtaaccttggaattgcttatcTTCAAAG TGGAAATTTGGAGCTTTCAGAAAAATGTTTTCAAGATTTGATTCTTAAAGATCAAAATCATCCTGCTGCATTAATCAACTATGCTGCTACTCTTTTGTGTAAATATGGCTCAGTTGTTGCAG GTGCTGGGGCCAATGCTGGTGAAGGTTCTTCTGTAGACCAATTTGCAGCTGTCAATGTTGCAAAGGAGTGTTTGCTGGCCGCATTAAGAGCAGATCCAAAAGGAGCACATATATGGGCAAATCTTGCTAATGCATATTACATGACTGGTGACCACAGAAGTTCTAGTAAATGCTTGGAGAAG GCTGCAAAACTGGAGCCCAATTGTATGTCTACTCGATATGCAGTTGCCATTCATCGTATCAAGGATGCAGAAAGATCTCAAGATCCTAGTGAACAGCTCTCGTGGGCTGGCAACGAAATGGCATCCATAGTAAGAGAAGGTGATTCTGTTCCAATAGAACTTCCCATTGCTTGGGCAGGACTTGCCATGGTTCACAAGGCCCAGCATGAGATTGCTGCAGCATTTAAGACAGAACAAAAGGAATTAATGGAGGTAGAAGAGCGTGCTCTCTTCATTTTAAAGCAG GCAGTAGCAGAGGATCCTGATGATGGTGTGCAGTGGCACCAACTTGGCCTTCATAATCTCTGTTCCCAACAATATAAAACAGCACAAAAATATCTCAAGGCAGCAGTTGCTCGTTTTAGAGAATGCAGCTACGCGTGGTCAAATCTTG GTGTTGCACTGCAACTATCTGAGGAGTCCTCACAAGCTGAGGAGGTATACAAGCAGGCTTTGAGTTTAGCTACAGCGGAACAATCCCATGCTATATTTTCCAACCTTGGGAACCTCTACCGGCAGCAGAAAAAAATTGAACGCGCAAAGGCAATGTTGTCAAAGTCTCTTCAACTGCAGCCTGGCTATGCTCCTGCATATAACAATCTAGGTCTCGTTTTTGTCGCGGAGGGTCGATGGGACGAAGCTAAGTTCTGCTTTGACAAAGCTGTCCAGGCAGATCCATTGCTTGATGCAGCCAAgtcaaacatgattaaagcAACGGCCATGTCTAGATTGTGTGGAGGCTGA
- the LOC119985997 gene encoding uncharacterized protein LOC119985997, whose product MPITNLSLLFKPFILSLFLSLSCLLFLASNSPLHRKTKFNQTQTQLSSDLRIRPGYSSYDAYIEHQLNKTLNPKLRQVWKTRDWDRKVRVFAKFFESFKQRNLLFNESKALSIGARVGQEVAALKRVGVSDSVGMDLVPRPPLVVKGDFHAQPFENGTFDFEFSNVFDHALYPWKFVGEIERTLKPGGICVLHVALSRQTDQYSANDLFSVKPLVELFKVSELVEVRRVDGFGLDTEVVFRKKKVNN is encoded by the coding sequence ATGCCCATCACCAACCTATCTCTTCTCTTCAAGCCCTTCATCCTCTCTCTATTCCTATCACTCTCATGCCTTCTATTCTTAGCATCCAATTCTCCCCTCCATCGCAAAACCAAATTCAACCAGACCCAAACACAACTCTCCAGCGACCTCCGTATCCGACCCGGTTACTCCTCCTACGATGCGTACATCGAACACCAGCTCAACAAAACCTTGAACCCTAAACTCCGCCAAGTATGGAAGACGCGTGACTGGGACCGCAAGGTCCGAGTCTTCGCTAAGTTCTTCGAGTCCTTTAAGCAAAGGAACCTTTTGTTTAACGAGTCTAAGGCCTTATCTATTGGCGCCCGGGTCGGGCAAGAGGTGGCCGCATTGAAGCGGGTCGGGGTTTCGGACTCGGTCGGTATGGACTTGGTGCCGCGTCCGCCACTTGTAGTGAAAGGAGACTTCCATGCCCAGCCGTTTGAGAACGGGACTTTCGATTTTGAGTTCTCGAACGTGTTCGATCACGCGCTGTATCCGTGGAAGTTTGTTGGGGAGATCGAACGGACGTTGAAGCCCGGCGGGATTTGTGTTCTACACGTGGCGCTATCGCGACAAACGGATCAGTATTCCGCGAATGATTTGTTTAGTGTGAAGCCGTTGGTGGAGTTGTTTAAGGTGTCGGAGTTGGTTGAGGTTAGGAGGGTTGATGGGTTTG